From Denitrovibrio acetiphilus DSM 12809, the proteins below share one genomic window:
- a CDS encoding FeoA family protein — protein MEISMRSMKKDQKGRITSVQCEGELRQRINDMGLTPGAEIKIVGRAPLKDPVALKVRGFTVSLRNNEADHITVEVED, from the coding sequence ATGGAAATATCCATGAGAAGTATGAAGAAAGATCAGAAGGGGCGCATTACAAGTGTCCAGTGCGAAGGGGAACTGCGTCAGCGTATTAATGATATGGGGCTGACTCCCGGGGCAGAAATCAAGATCGTAGGTAGGGCTCCTCTGAAGGACCCTGTGGCTCTTAAAGTCAGAGGTTTTACAGTTAGTCTTCGTAACAACGAAGCTGACCATATCACAGTAGAAGTTGAGGATTAA
- the feoB gene encoding ferrous iron transport protein B — MKNIAIAGNPNCGKTSLFNNITGANYHVANYPGVTVEKKEASVKHNGSVFNIVDLPGTYSLSPYSLEEVVARDYVVNEKPEVVVDVLDASNLERNLYMFVQFMELEVPVVLALNMVDVAKKRNIHIDVDLLAKKLGAPVVETVARENKGTGLLLDRIDDFINSGKPKPDFKISYGQDIDSTLDKMTPIVEKNDFLTDKYPARWVALKYLENDEQVHAQGALNMEVHKKLLDITDELNNHLRSTLKVTAENLIADYRYGFINSILKGVVVAEESNMDRLFLSDKIDKVLTNRLFGPLLMIAFLYGIYEVTFWASEFPVGWLETAFGWLSGIVDAGLNDGLLKSLIISGIIDGVGGVLGFAPLILFMFFAIAILEDSGYMARTAYMLDRVFRFFGLQGNSVVAYIVSGGIAGGCAVPGVMAARTIKGEKERLITILTAPFMPCGAKLPIYALIIAAFFQEHRSTIMLGITLISWLLALIVARILGAFVLKEHSSAFVMELPPYRMPTLKGLIIHAWERCWMYIRKAGTVILAISILLWVLMTFPGLNAEEEQAFESQIAAVEQNYTKDVLLEAGSDAEEVSEPASELRDKLATIDAEMAAMNIKESVAGKIGIALESVTKYAGFDWKTNIALVGGIAAKEVVVSALGTAYSLGEVDIEDSVPLAESLISKSGWTMANALSLLTFILLYSPCFVTVVAIAKETGSWKWASFTVVGYTLVAFLASIAVYQIIA; from the coding sequence ATGAAAAATATTGCGATTGCCGGAAACCCTAACTGTGGGAAAACCTCTCTGTTTAACAATATTACCGGGGCTAACTACCACGTTGCGAACTATCCCGGTGTTACCGTTGAAAAGAAAGAAGCATCTGTCAAGCACAACGGGTCAGTTTTTAATATCGTTGACCTTCCCGGAACATATAGCCTCAGTCCTTATTCTCTTGAGGAGGTTGTTGCCAGAGACTATGTTGTTAATGAAAAACCAGAGGTTGTGGTGGATGTTCTGGATGCATCAAACCTGGAACGTAACCTGTATATGTTTGTCCAGTTTATGGAACTGGAAGTGCCTGTTGTCTTAGCGCTCAATATGGTGGATGTTGCAAAGAAACGTAATATCCATATTGACGTTGATCTTCTTGCTAAGAAGCTGGGTGCTCCGGTTGTTGAGACAGTGGCAAGAGAAAATAAAGGTACTGGACTACTCCTTGACAGAATTGACGATTTTATCAACAGTGGCAAACCTAAACCGGATTTCAAAATATCTTATGGTCAGGATATAGACTCCACTCTTGATAAAATGACTCCTATAGTAGAGAAAAACGATTTTCTGACAGATAAATACCCTGCCAGATGGGTTGCTCTTAAATATCTTGAGAATGATGAACAGGTGCATGCTCAGGGTGCCTTGAATATGGAAGTGCACAAAAAACTGCTCGACATTACAGATGAACTTAATAACCATCTGCGTTCTACACTTAAAGTCACTGCGGAAAACCTCATTGCTGATTATAGGTATGGATTTATTAACTCAATACTTAAAGGGGTTGTGGTTGCAGAAGAGTCAAATATGGACAGGCTCTTTCTGAGTGATAAGATTGATAAGGTTTTGACAAACAGATTGTTCGGACCTCTTCTGATGATTGCTTTTCTTTACGGGATATATGAAGTTACATTCTGGGCAAGTGAATTTCCTGTCGGCTGGCTTGAGACAGCTTTCGGCTGGCTTTCCGGCATCGTTGATGCCGGACTCAATGACGGGCTTCTTAAATCTCTGATAATATCAGGTATTATAGATGGTGTCGGTGGGGTACTTGGTTTTGCACCGCTTATCCTGTTTATGTTCTTTGCAATAGCAATTCTTGAAGATTCAGGTTACATGGCTCGTACAGCTTATATGCTTGATAGAGTTTTCCGTTTCTTCGGTCTTCAGGGTAATTCTGTCGTTGCTTATATAGTTTCAGGTGGTATCGCTGGCGGATGTGCTGTCCCTGGTGTTATGGCTGCCAGAACTATCAAGGGTGAAAAAGAACGTCTTATCACTATCCTGACTGCTCCTTTTATGCCCTGTGGTGCAAAACTTCCTATATATGCACTTATTATTGCAGCTTTTTTTCAGGAACACAGAAGTACAATAATGCTTGGTATTACGCTTATAAGCTGGCTTCTCGCTCTTATTGTTGCACGCATACTGGGCGCTTTTGTCCTTAAAGAGCATTCATCTGCTTTCGTTATGGAACTCCCTCCATACAGAATGCCTACGCTTAAAGGACTCATTATCCACGCATGGGAGAGATGCTGGATGTACATAAGAAAAGCTGGTACCGTTATCCTCGCTATATCCATTCTTCTCTGGGTCCTTATGACTTTCCCAGGGCTTAACGCAGAAGAAGAGCAGGCTTTTGAATCTCAGATCGCTGCGGTTGAGCAAAACTACACTAAAGATGTTCTGCTTGAAGCCGGCAGTGATGCTGAAGAAGTTTCAGAGCCAGCTTCAGAACTTCGCGATAAACTTGCAACAATTGATGCTGAGATGGCAGCGATGAATATCAAAGAGTCTGTAGCTGGTAAAATAGGTATTGCTCTTGAATCTGTTACAAAATATGCAGGTTTTGACTGGAAAACAAATATCGCTCTTGTTGGTGGTATTGCAGCTAAAGAAGTTGTTGTATCAGCTCTTGGTACTGCATACTCACTTGGCGAAGTAGACATAGAGGACTCTGTGCCTCTCGCAGAAAGTCTGATCAGTAAGTCGGGCTGGACAATGGCTAATGCTTTGTCACTGCTTACTTTTATACTGCTCTATTCCCCTTGTTTCGTAACAGTGGTTGCCATTGCAAAAGAGACTGGTTCGTGGAAATGGGCAAGCTTTACAGTTGTTGGTTATACATTGGTTGCATTCCTTGCATCTAT